From Aquila chrysaetos chrysaetos chromosome 3, bAquChr1.4, whole genome shotgun sequence, the proteins below share one genomic window:
- the SNAI1 gene encoding zinc finger protein SNAI1 encodes MPRSFLVKKHFSASKKPNYSELESQAVLAAPLLYETCPLPVIPPPEVLGPGAYYPPLVWDAGLLSSLFPGGPGSEAAGGAAPALDLTALSSEEDEGKSSGPPSPASAPAAAERFRCAQCAKAYSTFAGLSKHKQLHCDAQARKSFSCKYCEKEYVSLGALKMHIRSHTLPCVCKMCGKAFSRPWLLQGHIRTHTGEKPFSCTHCNRAFADRSNLRAHLQTHSDVKKYQCKTCSRTFSRMSLLHKHEETGCSGSR; translated from the exons ATGCCGCGCTCCTTCCTGGTGAAGAAGCACTTCTCGGCCAGCAAGAAGCCCAACTACAGCGAGCTGGAGAGCCAGGCCG TGCTGGCCGCCCCGCTGCTGTACGAGACGTGCCCGCTGCCCGTCATCCCCCCGCCCGAGGTGCTCGGCCCCGGCGCCTACTACCCGCCTTTGGTGTGGGACgcggggctgctctccagcctcttcccGGGCGGCCCGGGCAgcgaggcggcgggcggcgcggcccccgCCCTGGACCTGACGGCGCTCTCCAGCGAGGAGGACGAAGGCAAGAGCTCGGGGCCCCCCAGCCCGGCctcggcccccgccgccgccgagcgCTTCCGCTGCGCCCAGTGTGCCAAGGCTTACTCCACCTTCGCCGGGCTCTCCAAGCACAAGCAATTGCACTGCGACGCCCAGGCCAGGAAATCCTTCAGCTGCAAGTACTGCGAGAAGGAGTACGTGAGCCTGGGGGCTCTCAAGATGCACATCCGGAGCCACACGCTGCCCTGTGTCTGCAAGATGTGCGGCAAGGCCTTCTCCCggccctggctgctgcagggccaCATCCGGACGCACACCG GTGAAAAGCCCTTTTCCTGTACACACTGCAACCGGGCCTTTGCTGACCGGTCTAATCTCCGAGCCCACCTGCAGACCCATTCAGATGTAAAGAAGTACCAATGCAAAACCTGCTCCCGGACTTTCTCCCGTATGTCGCTGCTCCACAAGCATGAGGAGACTGGCTGCTCCGGCTCTCGCTGA